From Phragmites australis chromosome 5, lpPhrAust1.1, whole genome shotgun sequence, a single genomic window includes:
- the LOC133919022 gene encoding 1,4-alpha-glucan-branching enzyme 2, chloroplastic/amyloplastic — MAVAPAFAVSGAALGGATRAPRPTGCGERRRGAELPSRSLVFGRKCSCFPRAVRAGGSGMRTAAASGEVVIPEGENDGLTSSDDSVLYKSDELEVPVIDGESTTGVGREVKIESSESRHDAGEADAEALNKMAIESATEEKPRDVPRPSDGQKIYQIDPMLQGFKYHLEYRYSLYRRIRSDIDLYEGGLEAFSRSYEKFGFNRSAEGVTYREWAPGAHSAALVGDFNNWDPNADHMSKNEFGVWEIFLPNNADGSSPIPHGSRVKVRMDTPSGIKDSIPAWIKYSLQAPGEIPYNGIYYDPPEEEKYVFKHPQPKRPKSLRIYETHVGMSSPEPKINTYVNFRDEVLPRIKRLGYNAVQIMAIQEHSYYGSFGYHVTNFFAPSSRFGTPEDLKSLIDRAHELGLLVLMDVVHSHASSNTLDGLNGFDGTDTHYFHSGTRGYHWMWDSRLFNYGNWEVLRFLLSNARWWLEEYKFDGYRFDGVTSMMYTHHGLQVTFTGNYNEYFGFATDVDAVVYLMLVNDLIHGLYPEAVTIGEDVSGMPTFALPLQDGGVGFDYRMHMAVADKWIELLKESDQAWKMGDIVHSLTNRRWLEKCVTYAESHDQALVGDKTIAFWLMDKDMYDFMSLDRPSTPTIDRGIALHKMIRLITMGLGGEGYLNFMGNEFGHPEWIDFPRGPQRLPSGKFIPGNNNSYDKCRRRFDLGDAEYLRYRGMQEFDQEMQHLEEKYGFMTSDHQYISRKHEEDKVIVFEKGDLVFVFNFHWNNSYFDYRVGCLKPGKYKVALDSDAGLFGGFGRIHHAAEHFTTDCSHDNRPHSFSVYTPSRTCVVYAPVE; from the exons ATGGCGGTGGCGCCGGCATTCGCGGTTTCCGGGGCGGCCCTCGGCGGGGCCACGCGGGCTCCCCGACCCACCGGCTGCGGGGAGCGGAGGCGCGGGGCGGAGCTACCCTCGCGGTCTCTGGTCTTCGGGCGCAAGTGCTCCTGTTTCCCTC GGGCTGTCCGCGCCGGAGGTTCGGGGATGCGCACGGCGGCCGCGTCCGGGGAGGTGGTGATTCCCGAGGGAGAGAACGACGGCTTGACGTCGTCCGACGATTCGGTTCTGTACAAGTCTGATGAACTGGAG GTACCAGTCATCGATGGGGAATCGACAACAGGGGTTGGGCGTGAAGTTAAGATCGAGTCCTCAGAGTCAAGGCACGATGCTGGCGAGGCTGATGCTGAAGCCTTGAACAAAATGGCAATAGAATCAGCTACAGAGGAGAAACCACGAGATGTCCCACGACCGTCAGATGGACAGAAAATATACCAGATTGACCCGATGCTGCAAGGCTTTAAGTACCATCTTGAGTATCG TTACAGCCTATATAGGAGAATACGTTCAGACATCGACCTGTATGAAGGAGGCTTGGAAGCTTTCTCCCGCAGTTATGAGAAGTTTGGGTTTAATCGCAG TGCTGAAGGTGTTACTTATCGAGAATGGGCTCCTGGAGCACAT TCTGCAGCATTAGTAGGCGACTTCAACAACTGGGATCCAAATGCAGACCATATGAGCAAA aatgaGTTTGGTGTTTGGGAGATTTTTTTGCCTAACAATGCAGATGGTTCATCACCCATTCCTCATGGATCACGTGTAAAG GTCAGAATGGATACTCCATCAGGGATAAAGGATTCAATTCCTGCCTGGATCAAATACTCACTGCAGGCCCCAGGAGAAATACCATACAATGGGATTTATTATGATCCTCCCGAAGag GAGAAGTATGTATTCAAGCATCCTCAACCTAAACGACCAAAATCATTGCGGATATATGAAACACATGTTGGAATGAGTAGCCCG GAACCGAAGATCAACACATATGTAAACTTTAGGGATGAGGTGCTTCCAAGAATCAAAAGACTTGGATACAATGCAGTGCAAATAATGGCAATCCAAGAGCACTCATATTATGGAAGCTTTGG GTACCATGTTACTAATTTTTTTGCACCAAGTAGTCGCTTTGGGACCCCAGAAGATTTAAAGTCCTTGATAGATAGAGCTCATGAGCTTGGCTTGCTTGTGCTCATGGATGTGGTTCACAG TCATGCATCAAGTAATACTCTAGATGGGTTGAATGGTTTTGATGGTACGGATACACATTACTTTCATAGTGGTACACGAGGCTATCATTGGATGTGGGATTCTCGCCTGTTCAACTATGGGAACTGGGAA GTTTTAAGGTTTCTTCTCTCCAATGCTAGATGGTGGCTTGAGGAATATAAGTTTGACGGTTACCGGTTTGATGGTGTGACCTCCATGATGTACACTCACCATGGATTACAA GTAACATTTACGGGGAACTACAACGAGTATTTTGGCTTTGCCACTGATGTTGATGCAGTGGTTTACTTGATGCTGGTAAATGATCTAATTCATGGACTTTATCCTGAGGCTGTAACCATTGGTGAAGAT GTTAGTGGAATGCCTACATTTGCCCTTCCTCTTCAAGATGGTGGGGTAGGTTTTGACTACCGGATGCATATGGCTGTGGCTGACAAATGGATTGAACTTCTCAA GGAAAGTGACCAAGCTTGGAAGATGGGTGATATTGTGCACTCACTAACAAATAGAAGGTGGTTAGAGAAGTGTGTTACTTATGCTGAAAGTCACGACCAAGCACTAGTTGGTGACAAGACTATTGCATTTTGGTTGATGGACAAG GATATGTATGATTTCATGTCTCTGGACAGACCTTCAACACCTACTATTGATCGTGGGATAGCATTGCATAAGATGATTAGACTTATCACAATGGGTTTAGGAGGAGAGGGTTATCTTAATTTTATGGGAAACGAGTTTGGACATCCTG AATGGATAGATTTTCCGAGAGGTCCGCAAAGACTTCCAAGTGGTAAGTTCATTCCAGGTAATAACAACAGTTATGACAAATGCCGTCGAAGATTTGACCTG GGTGATGCGGAGTATCTTAGGTATCGTGGTATGCAAGAGTTTGATCAGGAAATGCAGCATCTTGAGGAAAAATATGGA TTCATGACATCAGATCACCAGTATATTTCTCGGAAACATGAGGAAGATAAGGTGATTGTGTTCGAAAAAGGGGATTTGGTATTTGTGTTCAACTTCCATTGGAATAACAGCTATTTTGACTACCGTGTTGGTTGCTTAAAGCCTGGGAAGTACAAG GTGGCCTTGGACTCAGACGCTGGACTCTTTGGTGGATTTGGCCGGATCCATCACGCTGCAGAGCACTTCACTACC GACTGTTCACATGACAACCGGCCCCATTCGTTCTCAGTGTATACCCCCAGCAGAACTTGTGTTGTCTATGCTCCGGTGGAATGA
- the LOC133917521 gene encoding uncharacterized protein LOC133917521, which translates to MHQGEMESSGKEQQMQIVCVRSASTGGHVGEEGEWDQSSRSALSLFKEKEEEIERKKLEVREKVFSMLGRVEEETKRLAFIRQELEAMSDPTRREVESIRKRIDKVNKQLKPLGKSCLRKEKEYKMCLEAYNEKSNEKATLVDRLMELVGQSERLRMKKLEELNKTIESLY; encoded by the exons ATGCATCAGGGGGAGATGGAGAGCAGCGGCAAGGAGCAGCAGATGCAGATCGTGTGCGTCAGGAGCGCGTCGACCGGCGGCCACGTCGGCGAGGAGGGCGAATGGGATCAGTCGTCGCGGTCGGCGCTGTCTCTGTtcaaggagaaggaggaggagatcgagCGGAAGAAGCTGGAGGTGCGGGAGAAGGTGTTCTCCATGCTGGGCCGGGTGGAGGAGGAGACCAAGCGCCTCGCCTTCATCCGCCAGGAACTGGAAGCGATGTCCGACCCCACGCGCCGGGAGGTGGAGTCCATCCGCAAGCGGATCGACAAGGTAAACAAGCAGCTAAAGCCGCTCGGCAAGAGCTGCCTCAGGAAG GAGAAGGAATACAAGATGTGCCTCGAGGCGTACAACGAGAAGAGCAACGAGAAAGCTACGCTGGTCGACAGGCTAATGGAG CTGGTGGGCCAAAGTGAGAGGCTACGgatgaagaagcttgaagagCTGAACAAGACGATAGAGTCCCTTTACTAG